The Prunus persica cultivar Lovell chromosome G8, Prunus_persica_NCBIv2, whole genome shotgun sequence genome includes a region encoding these proteins:
- the LOC18767017 gene encoding pistil-specific extensin-like protein, whose product MNNNDQGINNKRKNNNQDLNQPMLSEEDEDDMLALSLSPYRPSRPRRSPDPVDPPPPPPSLMPSLFMQTLTAQNPPPQPLQLSPSHPLYMTTQQPPSLIPSSMPLVYSQEPGRGPSTSRPIRTRRNPTQVPREGKSKTVPAPFPWATTRRATVHTLEYLLSRGIRTITGDVQCKRCEKSFVVEYDLEEKFTDVGSFVAENKNTLRDRAPRSWTTPVLPRCRHCQEESSGKPIIAEKKKAINWLFLLLGQMLGCCTLEQLKYFCKHTKNHRTGAKDRVLFLTYLELCKQLDPNGPFYRSNSKR is encoded by the coding sequence ATGAATAACAACGACCAAGGAATCAACaacaagagaaagaacaacAACCAAGATCTTAACCAACCAATGCTCTCCGAAGAAGACGAAGACGACAtgctcgctctctctctcagtccTTACCGTCCATCAAGGCCTCGACGAAGTCCGGACCCGGTAGATCCACCCCCACCACCGCCTTCGCTGATGCCGTCATTGTTCATGCAAACCCTCACGGCCCAAAACCCTCCACCCCAACCTCTACAACTCTCACCCTCACACCCTCTTTACATGACTACACAACAACCACCTTCCCTCATCCCCTCCTCCATGCCCTTGGTTTATTCCCAAGAGCCGGGCCGGGGGCCTTCTACATCTCGCCCAATTCGTACCCGACGAAACCCTACTCAGGTTCCTCGGGAGGGAAAGAGTAAGACTGTCCCGGCCCCTTTTCCGTGGGCCACCACCAGGCGGGCCACGGTGCACACTCTTGAGTACTTGTTGTCAAGGGGTATCCGTACTATCACTGGTGACGTGCAGTGCAAGCGATGTGAAAAGTCATTCGTGGTGGAGTACGATCTGGAGGAGAAGTTTACTGATGTTGGGAGTTTTGTTGCTGAGAATAAGAACACGCTGCGTGATAGGGCACCGCGTTCATGGACGACGCCGGTTCTTCCTAGGTGCAGGCATTGTCAAGAAGAGAGCAGCGGGAAACCGATCATAGCggagaaaaagaaggccaTCAACTGGCTGTTTTTGCTGCTAGGGCAGATGCTTGGTTGCTGCACGCTTGAGCAGTTGAAGTATTTCTGTAAGCACACCAAAAATCACCGAACCGGCGCCAAGGATCGAGTTCTTTTCCTCACCTATCTTGAGCTGTGTAAACAACTCGATCCCAATGGACCTTTCTACCGATCAAATTCGAAAAGGTGA